The sequence below is a genomic window from Ficedula albicollis isolate OC2 chromosome 2, FicAlb1.5, whole genome shotgun sequence.
cttcaccagctttgaTGCCCTTCTTTGGACATGCAACACTTAAATGATATGGAGATTACACAGTGCCAGAACAGAACTGTAGTTATGATCTGGGAAAACTCACTTCTGCACGATCTGTGGAGAAACTGAGGGacagccagcagccacagctcatTCACACTGCTCAAAGCTGCCTGCCAGACACCAGCTCTGGAACCATTTCTCTCTAAGCTGGTGATAACTGGACCAAGTGGAAAATTAGATCTGAGAGTTTCAGACATTTGGTTTGATAAGAAAAGGTTctataagagaaaaaagaatatcTGAATatctctgctgtgcttcctgGAGCCAAAAGATACCAGACAGTCCTTCAACTAAATGGCAGAAGATCACCACTAAACAAACATTGTCTCCTCACATCCgtgaaaagtctttttttcctttagtttcaAGTAGAGGATAAATCAGTTGGAAATTCTGTCTTTTATGCCTTCACAGGAAACTGCAATTAGCCAGCAAATGTGGTGATGAAAGGATGAGTGATCCTGTAGTCTGTAACATGAATGATTGCTGGAAGATGGAGATGTTACAGAATCTGAGAAAGGCACCACGACAGCTGTGGGAGTGCAGCATCAAGAAGCAGCAGGACATATCAGAGGTGACATCAGCTGGGTCACTGCCCAACTGCAgcttttcaaaaagcagcagttgtCTGCTGAGCTTTTAACAGACTTCCAAAGCCATCTGAAAGTCATGGGTTTTCAAGTGATGACCAAATTCTTAGTACCTGCACTTAATCTGGGCATCTTCTTAAGCAGCAAAATGTGGAATATACCCTTAGATGTGGATATGTTccaatatttcagtatttttgtaaGATTTGACTGTACTGATAAGTCTGTTAGGAAGTGTCAGTCAAGATGTGGCAATTCAGATGCCACCCTTTGTCATGGTTTCTGTGCATGAGGTATTTTTAACACTAAAGGCCAGGAAGAAACAGCTTGCCATTCTTTTGTGAATGTATCATGAACCTGGCCAAAGGCAAGCTCAAAAAAGGACAAATCTGAAGCTTTCAGACTCTTCTTTTGATGGATGTTCAAGGTGTTGCTTTGAAGGCTGGAAGCCCTTCATCATCAGTAAGAGAATAGTGGTAGCATGTCTTATATTTTATACACTTCACAGACTACCCAAAGTCAACAAAGATgtgtaaaaatagaaatataaatgaTGTGAATCATCTGGGCATGTGACTGCTTTTGATATCTTATCACAGACCTCACTAAATCAactgaaatcaatgaaaaaCCATTGGTACCAACCATTATTGAAACAATTCAGCCTCATCTCCTCCTTTTTGCAAAGTATCTGAGATTCATGTGATGACAGTCCTTTGGtttagtatatttttaaatattccataGCTGCCTGCTGTTATCCCTACAATATATAAGCAGGAACTGTATTTAGGAAGCATGTAGCATCTCTGGAATTTTAGCAGATTATATCTCTCTTGCTTTCCTGTGAAAGCATCACCCATTCTTGCCAGCCAACTATAGTCTAGAATGTAATGGAGATGTGTGGCAAAAATATCTCTCCCTGCCACAATGCTCTACAGAGCAGACATGTTATTTTTGATTATGCTATGCTTACTGCCACAAGACCAAAGGAGAGCTAAAATGCTACTAATGCACTCAATGACATGTTCTTAGCAATAAATTCAGTCAAATATAGCAAGGTGGAATGACAGAGCCTAGGCCAGATGTCCAAGGAGACCTGAGACAAGGGATTCTGAACAGCTGCTGGCATGAAATCCAGCATTAGCAACACTTCACGACCCTTCCCATTTCAGCAGTACCAGGACTGGAGGACTCATCAGTGGTCAGTACAGAAAAAACTTCCTCCCGTTTCCGCCCTTTGATTCGTGTGTCTCCCTGGAGCTTACATGGGATTATGGCTGTTAAaaccagagcctggctgtggcaaTAGATGCTTTTGTCTCAGAATGTGCACAGAATAAACAGCAGCTTGGCATGTGCCCTGGTCACGTTTTCCACCCACCCCAAGGTTTGTATGTTCCTGTTTCATGCAGAGCTGTCATTAAAACCACTGAAAGTTAACTGCAACAGCTGTTGAAAGTTTGATCTTCTAAACATGTGAAGGCCCAGCCATTACAGTGAACTCCTTTCCTATTCCTACTGCATTAACGTGGAATTTGAAAGGGGTACATGCACAAGAAATCCTGTTCTTGGTCCTGTTCTCCATCTCCGTTCTCTCACCCCCCAGAACAGTCCTACCTCACATATGCAGGTAACAAAAAAGTCTGATCTCCAACAGAATATTTCTGATGGAGGTGCTCTCATTACCTCATCCTCTGTTTCAGCAAGATTTGCATGGTTTTTTAGCCTGATCTAAACATCATGTCTCTTAATAGCTTTCTGCATGCaaagcaataaattaaataagtaTGATAACACTGATTCTGCCGAAGAGTATTTTCCCTGTTTcaaatgtagaaataaaaaatattgggAAGACTCTGGGATTGTGTATTTGAGGGGCAAAAGTTACTATGCAGGAGAAATTGCAGTCAGAGGTGAGAAGTGAGACTATGAGAGAGGAAtagccctgcagacaccagtacagaaggaggctcaggagatgctgcaggtgctggagcagagattcccctgaagcccctgcacagcccatGGTGAGCTGCAGCCCAAGGGGGACCATGGGGGAGCAGAAatccccctgcagcctggggaggaccccacaccagagcagggggatgccTGAAGGAGGTTGTGACCCAGCCCATGCTGGAAAAaactcctggcaggacctgtggacACATGGAGGGAGGAGCTcatgccagagcagggaaagagtgTGAGGAGTCCTTGTTCCtaggaggaaggagcagcagagatgtgtgatgaactgaccacagcccccattTCTCACTGAGctcacagagcagggagaatCAAACACCTTGGAGAGTGACTCATCATGTTCAGGATGAAGGATGCTCCTGGTGATCTTCTGCAATCAAATGAGAAGTGTTATAGCCTGTGTGGACACAGCATGGGCTCAGAAAGCCACAGACAGATGGTATTATACTCTGACAGGCAGGTAAAAGATTTTCTGGAGCAGGCAACAAAGGATGACCCAGGTACAAAGCACAGTAAACGCTTGCTTTGGGAAAGTAACAgaattgcaaaggaaaaatcacatttttggTGTTCAGCAGCTGCAACAGGAAATTGTTTGGCTTGGTCAAGTGTGCCAATCAGAAGGGTTTATCATATTCTGTTAGAGCCCAGTTGTGTGTATGATTGCATgagattttcacagaaaaaaccaAGCTCCTTCAGTTTGTATAGCTTACAGTCATTATTCCCATGACTTCCATTTGTATAGGGGTTACACCATCCATTTCCCATTTGTGTTTAGGCTAAAAAAGCAGTAACATCTTGATATTGCAGGCTGATGTCAACTAGACTCTGCCTGCTTGCACTTGTCACTCTTTCAGGACCCTACATTAATCCCAGAGCTTTTTTCTTACAAAGAGAGGACACAGAAAGCAATAACAGATCTTACAACATCAGCTACGAGGCTTGTTCACAACAATCACAACACACactgcaaaaagcagcaaaagcaggcAGTTTTCACATAGTCACTAAGAAGAAGAGAGTGATTTATCAGTGGTGGAAGGAGAACAGGCTATGTGGTTGCTGTTCCTATTAAAGTGCTGGGAGATACAGTCACAATGCCATTCCCATCTTCTGCGCTAAAGGACCTGGAAAATCAGGGTCATTTATGCAGTGCAAATCCCCCACACTTTTCTCCATTAAAGGCATCCAAAACATCACCAATGCTTATGCTGTTGGCAGCCAGAGCACTAGAGAGCACACACCAGTTGTCAGTAGAGTTGAGATGCTGAAAGTCAGAAAAGCACAAACATCCCTCTGCTTCCTTATGGATcattcccagcagcacccagagcatTCTCTTCACAGTACAATGCCAGAAAATAAGGGGGGAAAGGGTCCtatacaaagtaaaataaaatctgggTATAAATAAGACGTCACTTTTCATATTCAGTAGTCCAAATTATTGAAAGCAATTGAACTGTATCAGAGCCAAAGGGAATTCTTGGTTTACTCTGGAAGCTGACCTATAGAAAAACCCATCACATCTCCTGTagtaaaatcatagaatcataacATCAGaaaacagtttgggttggaagggaccttaaagaatACCTAATTCCAAATTCCTGCCATGAGCAGCACTctactagatcaggttgctcaaagctctACCgagcctggccttgaacagtgATGTTTCACAGAGTGGAACTGAGTAGAAGACATGAAAATAAAGAGGTATAAGCATGGAAGAAAACAATCACAGCTTTTCATATCTATATGCTAACTGAACCTATTCTAAttctgcagaaaggaaagctcTACTTACTCTCACAGAGACGCCGCCTCAGCTTGCCCCGAATTTTATCGATGGCGTTGTAATCAGAGACATGAAACACGTGAGCAGACTTGGGCTCTGAAGCAATCTCATCAAGTTCTTCTTTTAAGGCTTCTCCAACACCCACAGCAAAAATCCTAATCCCAGCCTGATGGGCTGCAGTGGCTGGATCCAAGACAAAATCCTGGCTCCTTCCATCAGTCAAAAGGATAGCCACTTTCTTAACAGTTCGATCACTGAGTCTCCCACCAGCTTCTTTGGAAAAACTGTAGGTGGTGATGTACCTGAGAGCATCTCCAGTGTTTGTGTTACCCCCATAGTACTGAATCTTCCTTGCAGCCTCCTTGATTTCCTGGCGGGTTTTGTGCTTTCCCAGGTCGAACTCTGTGGTCGGGCGATCGCTGTATCGCACCACGCCGACACGCGTTTTGTCTGGGCCAATCTCAAAAGTTTCCACCAAGTTAGACACCCACTGACGAACTTTCTCAAAATCTTCTTTTCCAACGCTGGAGGAGGCATCCAAGAGGAAGACAAGGTCGTAGTGAACACTCTTGCAGCCTGCAAGAGTGGCAGAAAACATTGTTAAGGGGAGATGAATGCAGAGAACCAAATATTCCCTAGACACAGCTCCCTAGTGAGCAATTTGGAGCAGGCAGCAAACCCTCTCCCtaccctgcaggggcagagcacattcccagccCTTCTAACTTGTGATTCACCTCATCAGTTTCAGGACATctacagagcagcagagacttCACTTTGAAATATAaaccctttcccttcctttgcttCTAACTACCTCTGCCGAGTCCTTCAGCTACATACCTGCGAgtacatgaaaatatttttctctgacttCATTGCAGTGCCTTTGCTCAGGCAGTACTCTGAAATGACCTGGACAGATCAAAAGCCCTGTCCTGACCTTGCCCATGCTGTCCTGACCCTGAGTAATGAAGCTTTCATGTCCCCTCCTGCATGAATGTTATGATTCATTTATGCTTGGCTAGAAGCAGTTCTTTCGCCCAGCATGATATGTTGGTATAGCAGGTCTATAACaagattatttcaaatttaagGCTTTCTGCCAATGACTATTGACTAAAGGATAGCTTACTGAATTTTGGAATGTGTTCCTCAACAACAAAGGGCAGCTGCATTTTAAGAGAGAAGTTCACTTATCCCCACAACCATACCTTTGCCTCCAACCACGATATTTGTAATGTGAGGCTGTATAATCCAAAACACAAAGCTATTTTAATTGCAACTTGCTTGCTCTGTATCAATCCAGACTGGATGCATATTTGTCAGACATTTGCCAAAAGAAGTAGATCTCTCAGGAGATGTTTTTTAGCTGTTTCTGGATACGTGCAAGTCAGGAAGCAGTAGATATATAAAAGTGCCACTGATGCCCAAGATTTATCAACATAATGCCCCAACTGAAcaaaatgtgtatatatatacttCTATTTATTTAAGCCATTATTATAGACCATAATCCCTAATAAATTATGAGTTTAAAGACTGAAAACTGCACTACAAAGTCAGTTCGGGCACGGTAGCCACTCATTGCTTCTCCAGCAGTTCCTGTCTCACGTTGTCTCAGGAAAGTACAACTGCATGTTTGAACCAGTGGTAAAATGACATATTTCCTACTGAATTCCAGCATTTGAACCTACAGGAAGGTCAAAAAGTCTTCTCCCACACTCAGATTTTGACACAAATTAGCTCGGGCTCTTTTGCTCATCCCAGGATTTTGaccctgcctgggatgggaaGAATTCCAGAACtgcccacagcactgggaaggagggagtgaGTAGCTCAGCTAGACAGAGAGGATTTGCCTTCAGAAAAGAGTGAAAGCATTATGAAATAGTGGGTCAGTCAAGGCATTGCATGATGTCCATGAGAGTGACTGAATGTACACCTGGACTGTGGCAGGTGATGAGAAATGAGCACGTGGGAACGACTTCTGCACCTGGGATTGGGGTCACATTGGGATCAGCTCGTCCACACCGGATCTCTTTGGAAACAACCAAAGAGTTGTTgtggtttaatcccagctggcagctaagCACCACGCAGCCCCTCACTCACTGCCCTCAGCAGGACTACGGGGGAAGAGAACTGGAAAGGTGAAAGGgggaaaactcatgggttgagaaaggaaagtttaaaaagggaaggggaaggggaaggggaaggaaagggaaagggaaagggaaagggaaagggaaagggaaagggaaagggaaagggaaagggaaagggaaagggaaagggaaagggaaagggaaagggaaagggaaagggaaagggaaagggaaagggaaagggaaagggaaagggaaagggaaagggaaagggaaagggaaagggaaagggaaagggaaagggaaagggaaagggaaagggaaagggaaagggaaagggaaagggaaagggaaagggaaagggaaagggaaagggaaagggaaagggaaagggaaagggaaagggaaagggaaagggaaagggaaagggaaagggaaagggaaagggaaagggaaagggaaagggaaagggaaagggaaagggaaagggaaagggaaagggaaagggaaagggaaagggaaagggaaagggaaagggaaagggaaagggaaagggaaagggaaagggaaagggaaagggaaagggaaagggaaagggaaagggaaagggaaagggaaagggaaagggaaagggaaagggaaagggaaagggaaagggaaagggaaagggaaagggaaagggaaagggaaagggaaagggaaagggaaagggaaagggaaagggaaagggaaagggaaagggaaagggaaagggaaagggaaagggaaagggaaagggaaagggaaagggaaagggaaagggaaagggaaagggaaagggaaagggaaagggaaagggaaagggaaagggaaagggaaagggaaagggaaagggaaagggaaagggaaagggaaagggaaagggaaagggaaagggaaagggaaagggaaagggaaagggaaagggaaagggaaagggaaagggaaagggaaagggaaagggaaagggaaagggaaagggaaagggaaagggaaagggaaagggaaagggaaagggaaagggaaagggaaagggaaagggaaagggaaagggaaagggaaagggaaagggaaagggaaagggaaagggaaagggaaaggaagaaaaatattaagttgtaatgaaaagcaaaataacaaagagttagaaataaaatccaagaaAGAGGAgtgatgcaaatgaaaacagttgCTCACCACTGACTGACTCACAGTCCCCAAGCAGGACTGTGTGCAGCCAAGGGTCCCCccagttttatttctgagcaTAACACTACATGGTTTGggatatccctttggtcagttgggggCAGCTGTCCCGACTTGGTCCCCTCCCAATTTCTTGTGCTCCCCCAGTCTCCTGGCTGGTGTGAGGAGGAATAAAAAAGGCTTTGGCTCAgtgtgagctctgctcagcagtaacaaaaacatccctgtgtcatcaacactgtttccagcacaaatccaaagcacagTCCAGAGTAGCTActgtgaggaaaattaactgtatcccagccaaaacctgCGTGTGAGACTGTTCTGGATGGCATTTTGTGACTGAGGGAGTGCTTGTCTCTAACTCCAGAGCAAGAAAAGTCTGTTTGGGAAAACTCTCTTGAAAGCAATGTGAGAGTGGAGGTGATGGTTTGTATCATTTTATATTATGGCATGCACATTACATTACATCTGTGTATATCAGCTGGACCCTCAAGTGTGGTTCCGCTTGGTTTTTGGAGagtataaaatattaacattaaaaGGTAAGAAAGAAGCTTACACTTCTCCACCTCACCTCCTTCCTAAACTCATTAATATATTAATCTATTCTGGCTGAAAGAATGTTAATTAGGTGAGACTAACTAGAGAGCAAAACCCACAAGGTACAGACCTTCCTGCTACTTATTTTAATGACTCTCAGCAGGTGAGACAACAgcaatttcaaaacaaacaggaCAGACCGAATGAATCCTGTCTGTGCTCAAGGGCAATGAGCCTTAAAACAAGAGGGAGTTAAGGTTTAAAAAGTGATGCCTATTCAAAGCAGTattgcagggaggaaaaagatggtcttttgggataattttttttttttggcattggTGATTCTTTGCTTACAGACCTGCTGGCAGTGAGATGAAATGctacagaaatgcttttagTAAATATTAATCTGCATTTTTAGCACTCTAATGTCTACTTCTGGACAAGATTGATTGTTTTCAAAGAATGCCATAACAGTACTTTTTACTGGCAGAAACAATTCTGTTCATGTTAATGGAATATGGGACATAACTCATAGAAagcaaaatttcagttttgtaatTGCAGAAATGCTCTCTGGGAGCATGATTCAAGGAGTTGTGTTCATCTACTCAGACACTGAACCAACTGTTTTgcaatatttcctttaaaaatagttcACAAACAAGCCATAAGcccaaaataatttaaagtaagCACAGAATGAACATATAAATAGCTTCACTATATTCTGCCTGTGACAGGTCCAgaagcaggggggaaaaaacgtgagatttcactttttttggCTACTAAGAATTTATTCCTGGTAAAGTTCACCCAAAAAGCCATAGAGAGATCACATAAGAAAGCTGTAAAGCAGTTATTccttaaactgaaagaaggcctaaaaaagccttttcttctttataaatTACCCAATCCTACAGAAAGCCGCTTTTctagaaaaagagagagaaaacctCCATCTCAAAATGGACTCTTATAAAAAGAATTGTGTGGGTCTGCAACCATTTTTGAGGCGTGGCGTCACTGATGTCAGATAAGTCTTTTTGCTGCCACACAGAAACCAACGTGTCCTTGTCCTTGATCCCTGTAAGAACAGTCCTTCAGCTACACCATCCTGTAAAGCACtcaatgggattttggggagagTATTCAGAGCCCAGGCCAAAATCTGGGCCAGACACCATGCTATCAACTAGACAGTAGAGAACATAGAATCCTAGAgtcatttaggttgaaaaagacctttaagatcatgaAGTTCAACCATTAACCCAACATTGTTAAGTCCATCACTACACCATGTCCCCAAGCACCACATCAACACATCCTTCAAATATCTTGACTCAAGGGAGGGTATGGACAGTGCCCTGGCCCTGTTTAGCTCACAGCAAAGTCACAGCCAGGCAGAAGATTCACCAGGTCTCCTCTGACACCCACAGAGGCGAAGGAAGAACTGACCTCCATGCCAGTGTGGGGCAGATGGAGCACATCCAGAGCAGACCGTGGTGAGCTGCTCCTCTTGCTGGGCTAAACTCTCTAAGCCTGCAACAGAACTAAAGACCCCAGGTACATCACAGCCTTGACCCCTGAGCTTTCTCCACCCCTAAGGTCTGTTTTAAGTATTTCCAGCAGTTAGTATCTTGGGTTGTTTATAGATTTCCTCCTAGAACTGATGGCCTCCCAGCCAGACAGCTGAACTCATACCTGCTCTTTGTGCCTCGGTTCTGTCCCCGCTGAGCACCAGAGTGAGAAGAACCAAGAGGTGGGGCACACGGCATCTTCCCATCATGGACATATCCACATCTCCCCTCTCACATCAGCTCCTCTTTTCTCCGGGGTGTGAAGCTTGCTGGAAATCCAACCCGCAGcctggaaagggaaataaagagCAAGTGTTATCTCGCAGCAACACAAACGGCAGAAGTGATGCAAGTCATGAGAGCAACGTTTTGGAGAGTCGCCTCTTCTGCCTGTCATTTTACTTGACTAGACATAAACTGCTCAGACAAAGAGGCAGGAGTTCACCTACTTTTCAAAAGCTATACTCGTTCACTGGCTCTATTCACTGTGAAGCAGCTGAATGGAAACAGGAGAGAGATTACCAGATTATTATACTTTAATTGAGCCCACTGCCAACTACACAATCAGCGCACTGGAGTGGAAACCATTCCTGACCTGGCCCTCCCACGCATTCATCATTAGGAGATACACAACACAGAGCCCAGATACAAACCACTACAAATCACACACACAACCCGTTGCCACTTCACCCATCACTGCTTT
It includes:
- the LOC107603352 gene encoding collagen alpha-1(XXII) chain-like: MSMMGRCRVPHLLVLLTLVLSGDRTEAQRAGCKSVHYDLVFLLDASSSVGKEDFEKVRQWVSNLVETFEIGPDKTRVGVVRYSDRPTTEFDLGKHKTRQEIKEAARKIQYYGGNTNTGDALRYITTYSFSKEAGGRLSDRTVKKVAILLTDGRSQDFVLDPATAAHQAGIRIFAVGVGEALKEELDEIASEPKSAHVFHVSDYNAIDKIRGKLRRRLCETLKEELDEIASEPKSAHVFHVSDYNAIDKIRGKLRRRLCENVLCPNVHVEGDRFKHTNGGTDEIPGFDLMDSFSVKQIFGMKEDGVQSAYVRLGSFPVVQRTE